A DNA window from Rhizobium sp. NXC14 contains the following coding sequences:
- a CDS encoding nucleotidyltransferase family protein: protein MTIRQAMVLAAGLGTRMRPITDMIPKPLVKIDGKPMIDYALDALVSAGVERAVVNVHHHAEQMLAHLGKYCGLDIVISDERDGLMNSGGGLAKGLTLLDRDDLLVMNADLFWIGEQPGRPTNLQRLAGFFDAEHMDMALLCVGIEDTTGHNGKNDFSLAADGRLTRYRDDPSNPVVYAGAIAMNPALFDDAPKDAFNLNIYFDKAIARRRLFGIMLEGHWLTVGTPEAIGEAEETIRRLRAFA, encoded by the coding sequence ATGACCATCAGACAAGCCATGGTACTGGCCGCGGGTCTCGGGACCCGCATGCGCCCGATCACCGATATGATTCCGAAGCCGCTGGTGAAGATCGACGGCAAGCCGATGATCGACTATGCGCTGGACGCGCTGGTTTCGGCCGGTGTCGAGCGGGCCGTCGTCAACGTTCATCATCATGCCGAGCAGATGCTCGCCCATCTCGGAAAATATTGCGGCCTCGACATCGTCATATCGGATGAGCGGGACGGACTGATGAATTCCGGTGGCGGGCTGGCGAAGGGCCTGACGCTGCTGGACCGTGACGATCTTTTAGTCATGAATGCCGACCTCTTTTGGATCGGCGAACAGCCGGGACGGCCGACGAACCTGCAGCGCTTAGCCGGATTCTTCGATGCCGAACACATGGACATGGCGCTGCTTTGCGTTGGGATCGAGGATACGACGGGTCACAACGGCAAGAACGATTTCAGCCTCGCTGCAGATGGCCGGCTGACGCGGTATCGCGACGATCCGTCCAATCCGGTCGTCTACGCCGGGGCGATCGCCATGAATCCGGCGCTATTTGACGATGCGCCGAAGGATGCCTTCAACCTCAACATCTATTTCGACAAGGCGATCGCGCGCCGCCGGCTGTTCGGCATTATGCTCGAAGGCCATTGGCTGACAGTGGGAACGCCAGAGGCGATCGGCGAAGCGGAGGAAACGATCCGCCGACTGCGGGCGTTCGCGTGA
- the tsaE gene encoding tRNA (adenosine(37)-N6)-threonylcarbamoyltransferase complex ATPase subunit type 1 TsaE yields the protein MTTDDTISLFLKDEAATVRLGEDLALALKAGDCLALSGDLGAGKSSLARAILRAIADDDGLEVPSPTFTLVQSYDLRIPVSHFDLYRLGDPGELTELGFDEALQNGICLVEWPEMAASELPGECITLTLTHEGNGRRATISAAGAQALRIRRVLAIRNFLEDAGCSDAKRRFLTGDASLRAYEAIYRESIKGRLILMDWQPHPEGPPVHDGKPYPKVAHLAQNAYPFVAIANALREWGFAAPEIYKVDYDKGILLIEDLGTEGVLDDEGRPIVERYRQSVACLAHLHSIQFPQDIPVSATHKHHIPDFDRTAMKMEVQLLLDWHIAWKRGTAPSEAERKEYLAIWDALIDELATVEKNLLLRDFHSPNIIWRPQEPGIRKIGLIDFQDAMIGPTAYDLASIVQDARVTIEPQLFRQLMDDYMALRRRQGGFDEVGFLKAWAIMSAQRNCKLAGLWVRLLQRDGKPGYLKHMPRTLAYLNVALEHEALTPLRDWCARAGIGQSES from the coding sequence ATGACGACCGACGATACGATCTCGCTGTTCCTGAAGGACGAAGCGGCCACGGTTCGCCTCGGCGAAGACCTGGCATTGGCCTTGAAGGCCGGCGATTGTCTTGCCCTGTCGGGCGATCTTGGCGCCGGCAAATCCTCGCTTGCCCGTGCGATCCTGCGTGCCATTGCCGATGACGATGGGCTCGAAGTTCCGAGCCCGACCTTCACACTGGTGCAATCCTACGACCTGCGTATCCCGGTTTCGCACTTCGATCTCTACCGGCTCGGCGATCCCGGTGAATTGACGGAGCTCGGCTTCGACGAGGCCCTGCAGAACGGCATATGCCTCGTCGAATGGCCGGAGATGGCGGCGAGCGAGTTGCCTGGGGAATGCATCACGTTGACGCTGACCCATGAAGGCAACGGCCGCCGGGCGACGATCAGCGCCGCCGGCGCACAGGCTTTGCGCATCCGGCGCGTCCTGGCGATCCGCAATTTCCTCGAAGACGCAGGCTGTTCCGATGCCAAACGTCGCTTCCTGACTGGCGATGCGTCGCTGCGTGCCTACGAGGCGATCTATCGTGAGAGCATCAAGGGGCGTCTCATCCTGATGGACTGGCAGCCGCATCCCGAGGGACCGCCGGTCCACGACGGCAAGCCCTATCCCAAGGTCGCACATCTGGCACAGAACGCCTATCCCTTCGTTGCGATTGCCAATGCGCTGCGCGAATGGGGATTTGCGGCGCCGGAGATTTATAAGGTCGATTATGACAAGGGCATCCTCTTGATCGAGGATCTCGGCACCGAAGGCGTGCTCGATGACGAGGGGCGGCCGATCGTCGAGCGTTACCGGCAAAGCGTCGCCTGTCTTGCCCATCTTCATTCCATACAATTTCCGCAGGATATACCGGTTTCCGCCACCCATAAGCATCACATACCGGACTTCGATCGCACGGCGATGAAAATGGAAGTGCAGCTTCTGCTCGACTGGCACATTGCCTGGAAGCGCGGCACCGCCCCCTCGGAGGCAGAGCGCAAGGAATATCTGGCGATCTGGGACGCCCTGATCGATGAACTTGCCACGGTCGAAAAGAACCTGCTGCTGCGCGATTTCCACTCACCGAACATCATTTGGCGGCCGCAGGAGCCGGGCATCAGAAAGATCGGCCTCATCGACTTCCAGGACGCCATGATCGGGCCCACCGCCTATGACCTTGCCTCGATCGTCCAGGACGCCCGCGTCACGATCGAGCCGCAGCTTTTCCGGCAGCTGATGGATGATTATATGGCGCTTCGCCGCAGACAGGGCGGCTTTGACGAAGTCGGATTTCTGAAAGCATGGGCGATCATGTCGGCGCAGCGCAATTGCAAGCTTGCCGGTCTTTGGGTGCGGCTGCTGCAGCGGGACGGCAAGCCCGGCTATCTCAAACATATGCCGCGCACACTCGCTTATCTGAATGTCGCGCTCGAGCACGAGGCGCTTACCCCCTTGCGCGATTGGTGTGCAAGGGCTGGAATAGGCCAGAGCGAATCATAA
- a CDS encoding PAS domain-containing sensor histidine kinase produces MSEVKNSLPDQADDDACKHCRPFMAGQGYKSATAHEAAKQKHGSLARFLKTCAAGTALAALARPVLAQSEQQAAASAHLFTSSQVVGVSVVIGVISAALLSTLWLVRQRGNLENESRDIRSALSDAQQRISQYQALIADKNRRIVIWDGNARPELLGQLPPETGAPQDGEFLAFGLWLKSHSASELEKAIDRLRDGAQSFDMVVETIRDEILEAQGRVSGGRAFVRFVALNNLRAELAELRIERDRLMTSISAFQTMLDAIDMPAWQRDPAGRLTWVNQAYGDAVEARSPQQAINEGREMLTTVARERIRATATPESPFHDTISTVVRGNRTFFDVVDVKVPGGSAGIAVDVSDIEAVRAELERTLKSHAETLDHLATPVAIFDGERRLQFYNQAFVALWELDIAVLESRPDNSELLERLRAAKKLPDQLNWKSWKEAALSVYRTLDTQSDLWHLPNGQTLRVFATAHPQGGATWVFENLTEQVDLETRYNTLVKVQGETIDHLSEGVAVFGPDGRIRLSNPAFRALWGITETEAKPGTHIRALGEACAPSYDRPDGWKTFAELITSFDDERRSSQGTLELFSGLVLDYAVIPLPNAQTMLTFVNMTDSVRAERALTEKNEALRKADELKNDFVQHVSYELRSPLTNIIGFTDLLRTQGVGPLNERQAEYIDHISTSSSVLLTLVNDILDLATVDAGIMRLNYAEIDLNDLLDDVSMQIADRLHESGVALEITAPAYLGSIIADPQRLKQILLKLLANAANFSPEGTSISLECHREGTDFVFSVRDRGPGISPDMIATVFDRFATGAKSGKRGGAGLGLSIVDSFVSLHHGDVTIDSEPGKGTTVVCRIPSVNIPHSAAAE; encoded by the coding sequence ATGTCGGAAGTGAAAAACAGCCTGCCCGATCAGGCGGATGATGATGCTTGTAAGCATTGCCGTCCGTTCATGGCAGGCCAGGGATATAAATCTGCAACGGCACACGAGGCCGCAAAGCAAAAGCATGGATCATTGGCGCGCTTCTTGAAAACTTGCGCGGCCGGCACGGCGCTTGCCGCGCTGGCGCGGCCGGTTCTGGCACAAAGCGAGCAGCAGGCGGCGGCCTCGGCTCACCTTTTCACCTCCTCGCAGGTCGTTGGCGTTTCCGTCGTCATCGGCGTCATATCGGCGGCCCTGCTTTCCACGCTCTGGCTCGTGCGCCAGCGCGGCAATCTGGAAAACGAGAGCAGGGACATCCGCTCGGCGCTCTCGGATGCCCAGCAACGCATTTCGCAATATCAGGCGCTGATCGCCGACAAGAACCGGCGCATCGTCATCTGGGACGGCAATGCGCGCCCGGAACTGCTTGGGCAGCTTCCGCCCGAGACTGGCGCACCGCAGGATGGCGAATTCCTGGCCTTCGGCCTCTGGCTGAAGTCACACTCCGCCTCGGAGCTGGAAAAGGCGATCGACCGGCTGCGCGACGGAGCGCAGAGTTTCGACATGGTGGTCGAGACCATCCGCGATGAAATCCTCGAGGCGCAGGGCCGGGTTTCCGGCGGACGCGCCTTCGTCCGCTTCGTGGCGCTGAACAATCTGCGCGCCGAGCTTGCCGAACTCAGGATCGAGCGCGACCGGCTGATGACCTCGATCTCGGCCTTCCAGACCATGCTCGACGCGATCGACATGCCGGCCTGGCAGCGCGACCCGGCGGGCCGCCTGACCTGGGTCAATCAGGCTTATGGCGATGCGGTCGAAGCGCGCTCGCCGCAGCAGGCGATCAACGAAGGCCGCGAGATGCTGACGACCGTGGCACGCGAACGCATTCGCGCGACGGCGACGCCGGAATCACCTTTCCATGACACGATCTCGACGGTCGTGCGCGGCAACCGAACCTTCTTCGACGTCGTCGACGTCAAGGTTCCCGGCGGCTCGGCCGGCATTGCTGTCGACGTATCCGACATCGAAGCGGTCCGCGCCGAGCTGGAGCGGACCCTGAAGAGCCACGCCGAAACGCTCGATCATCTCGCGACACCCGTCGCCATCTTCGACGGCGAGCGGAGGCTGCAGTTCTACAACCAGGCCTTCGTCGCCCTCTGGGAACTGGATATCGCCGTCCTTGAAAGCCGGCCCGACAATAGCGAGCTGCTCGAGCGGCTGCGGGCGGCCAAGAAACTGCCGGACCAGCTCAACTGGAAAAGCTGGAAGGAAGCGGCCCTTTCGGTCTATCGCACGCTCGATACGCAATCGGATCTCTGGCACCTGCCGAACGGCCAGACGCTGCGCGTCTTTGCGACCGCCCATCCCCAGGGCGGCGCCACCTGGGTTTTCGAAAATCTGACCGAACAGGTCGATCTCGAAACCCGCTACAACACGCTGGTCAAGGTACAGGGTGAAACGATCGATCACCTTTCCGAAGGTGTCGCGGTATTCGGGCCCGATGGACGTATCCGCCTGTCGAATCCGGCCTTCCGGGCGCTCTGGGGTATTACCGAAACCGAAGCCAAGCCCGGAACCCATATCCGCGCGCTGGGCGAGGCGTGCGCACCGTCCTATGACCGGCCGGACGGCTGGAAGACCTTTGCGGAACTGATCACCAGCTTCGATGACGAACGTCGCTCGAGCCAGGGGACGCTGGAACTCTTCTCCGGCCTCGTGCTCGATTACGCCGTCATCCCGCTGCCGAACGCGCAGACCATGCTGACCTTCGTCAACATGACGGACAGCGTGCGGGCCGAGCGGGCATTGACCGAGAAGAACGAGGCGCTGCGCAAAGCCGACGAATTGAAAAACGACTTCGTCCAGCATGTTTCCTATGAACTTCGCTCACCGCTGACCAATATCATCGGCTTTACCGATCTGCTGCGCACGCAGGGCGTTGGGCCGCTGAATGAACGGCAGGCCGAATATATCGACCACATCTCGACTTCGTCCTCGGTTCTGCTGACCCTCGTCAACGACATTCTCGATCTTGCGACGGTCGATGCCGGCATCATGCGTCTGAACTATGCCGAGATCGATCTCAACGACCTGCTGGACGACGTCTCGATGCAGATCGCCGACCGGCTGCACGAAAGCGGCGTCGCGCTCGAAATCACCGCGCCTGCGTATCTCGGCTCGATCATCGCCGATCCGCAGCGGCTGAAGCAGATCCTTCTGAAGCTTCTTGCCAATGCGGCGAATTTCTCGCCGGAGGGTACCTCGATCTCGCTGGAATGCCATCGCGAAGGCACGGATTTCGTGTTCTCCGTCCGCGATCGCGGCCCCGGTATTTCGCCCGACATGATCGCGACGGTCTTCGACCGGTTCGCGACCGGGGCTAAAAGCGGCAAACGCGGCGGCGCCGGCCTCGGCCTGTCGATCGTCGACAGCTTCGTCAGCCTGCATCATGGCGACGTGACGATCGACAGCGAGCCGGGCAAGGGCACGACGGTCGTCTGCCGTATCCCCTCGGTCAACATACCGCATTCCGCCGCCGCCGAATGA
- the ahcY gene encoding adenosylhomocysteinase has protein sequence MSTEKDYVVADIGLADFGRKEITIAETEMPGLMSCRAEFGEAKPLKGARITGSLHMTIQTAVLIETLVALGAEVRWASCNIFSTQDHAAAAIAAAGVPVFAIKGESLEDYWVYTDKIFQWADGGLSNMILDDGGDATMYILLGARAEAGEDVLSNPHSEEEEILFAQIKKRLAASPGWFTKQRDAIKGVTEETTTGVNRLYQLSQKGLLPFPAINVNDSVTKSKFDNKYGCKESLVDGIRRGTDVMMAGKVAVVCGYGDVGKGSAASLSGAGARVKVTEADPICALQAAMDGYEVVLLEDVVSSADIFITTTGNKDVIRIDHMRQMKDMAIVGNIGHFDNEIEVAALRNLKWTNVKPQVDLIEFPKGNRIILLSEGRLLNLGNATGHPSFVMSASFTNQTLAQIELFTKPGQYENKVYILPKHLDEKVARLHLDKLGVKLTQLSEEQAAYIGVKPQGPFKSDHYRY, from the coding sequence ATGAGCACTGAAAAAGATTATGTCGTCGCCGATATCGGGCTTGCGGATTTCGGCCGCAAGGAAATTACGATCGCCGAAACCGAAATGCCGGGGCTGATGTCCTGCCGCGCCGAGTTCGGTGAGGCAAAGCCACTCAAGGGCGCGCGCATCACCGGTTCGCTGCATATGACCATCCAGACAGCCGTGTTGATCGAAACCCTGGTTGCGCTCGGCGCCGAAGTCCGCTGGGCTTCCTGCAACATCTTCTCGACCCAGGACCATGCTGCAGCGGCGATCGCCGCCGCCGGCGTTCCGGTCTTCGCTATCAAGGGCGAGTCGCTCGAGGACTATTGGGTCTATACCGACAAGATCTTCCAGTGGGCCGATGGTGGCCTTTCCAACATGATCCTCGATGACGGTGGCGACGCCACCATGTACATCCTGCTCGGCGCTCGCGCCGAAGCCGGCGAGGACGTGCTCTCGAACCCGCATTCGGAAGAAGAAGAAATCCTCTTCGCCCAGATCAAGAAGCGACTCGCCGCTTCTCCGGGCTGGTTCACCAAGCAGCGTGACGCGATCAAGGGCGTCACCGAGGAAACGACGACCGGCGTCAACCGCCTTTACCAGCTCAGCCAGAAGGGCCTGCTGCCGTTCCCGGCGATCAACGTCAACGACTCCGTCACCAAGTCGAAGTTCGACAACAAATACGGCTGCAAGGAATCGCTGGTTGACGGCATCCGCCGCGGCACCGACGTGATGATGGCCGGCAAGGTCGCCGTCGTCTGCGGTTACGGCGACGTCGGCAAGGGTTCCGCTGCCTCGCTCTCCGGCGCCGGCGCCCGTGTAAAGGTGACCGAAGCCGATCCGATCTGCGCTCTGCAGGCCGCCATGGACGGTTACGAAGTCGTACTTCTGGAAGACGTCGTTTCCTCTGCCGACATCTTCATCACCACGACGGGCAACAAGGACGTCATCCGCATCGATCACATGCGGCAGATGAAGGATATGGCGATCGTCGGCAATATCGGCCATTTCGACAACGAAATCGAAGTCGCCGCGCTGCGTAACCTCAAGTGGACCAACGTCAAGCCGCAGGTCGACCTGATCGAGTTCCCCAAGGGCAACCGCATCATCCTTCTCTCCGAAGGGCGTCTGCTCAACCTCGGCAATGCGACCGGCCATCCGTCCTTCGTGATGTCGGCTTCCTTCACCAACCAGACGCTGGCGCAGATCGAACTCTTCACCAAGCCCGGCCAGTACGAGAACAAGGTCTACATCCTGCCGAAGCATCTCGACGAAAAGGTCGCACGCCTTCATCTCGACAAGCTCGGCGTGAAGCTGACCCAGCTCAGCGAAGAGCAGGCTGCCTATATCGGCGTGAAGCCGCAGGGCCCGTTCAAGTCCGACCACTACAGATATTGA
- a CDS encoding HPr family phosphocarrier protein, which produces MTSLSRELLIINKRGLHARASAKFVQMVENFDAAITVSKDGMTVGGTSIMGLMMLAASPGSSVVVSASGSQAQEALEALDQLIQNKFGEEM; this is translated from the coding sequence ATGACATCGCTTTCCCGGGAACTCCTCATCATCAACAAGCGCGGCCTTCACGCTCGCGCCTCCGCTAAATTCGTGCAGATGGTCGAGAATTTCGATGCAGCCATCACCGTCTCCAAGGATGGAATGACGGTCGGCGGCACCTCGATCATGGGTCTCATGATGCTTGCGGCAAGCCCCGGCTCCAGCGTCGTCGTCTCGGCAAGCGGCAGCCAGGCTCAGGAAGCCCTGGAGGCCCTGGATCAGCTGATCCAGAACAAGTTCGGCGAAGAAATGTGA
- a CDS encoding PTS sugar transporter subunit IIA — MIGLVLVTHGKLAEEFRHAVEHVVGPQKFIETVCIGPEDDMDQRRQDILQAVSGADDGHGVVILTDMFGGTPSNLAISVMSSGHTEVIAGMNLPMLIKLAGVRGENNMEKALVEASEAGRKYINVASRVLSGK; from the coding sequence ATGATCGGACTTGTGCTTGTCACTCATGGCAAGCTGGCTGAAGAGTTTCGTCATGCTGTCGAGCACGTCGTCGGTCCTCAGAAATTCATCGAGACGGTCTGTATTGGCCCCGAAGACGATATGGACCAGAGACGGCAGGACATTCTGCAAGCCGTTTCTGGCGCCGATGACGGCCATGGCGTTGTTATCCTGACCGATATGTTCGGCGGCACGCCTTCCAACCTCGCCATCTCGGTCATGAGCAGCGGCCATACCGAAGTCATTGCCGGCATGAACCTGCCGATGCTGATCAAACTCGCCGGCGTACGCGGCGAGAACAACATGGAGAAGGCGCTGGTGGAGGCTTCCGAAGCCGGGCGGAAATATATCAATGTCGCGAGCCGCGTGCTCAGCGGAAAATAA
- a CDS encoding serine/threonine protein kinase → MTAAANIHATAIVVGRTGLLFSGPSGWGKSMLAFTCMTEARRLGLFTALVADDQVLLSGETGTVIATCPPSIAGLIELRGTGIVRQDHVSPATMHYAVLPGSASGENRVPAEGEIVSLAPGFSLPALRLLTNVASPLAILMAKAPDIGC, encoded by the coding sequence ATGACGGCGGCCGCCAACATCCATGCCACGGCGATCGTCGTCGGCAGAACGGGGCTGCTGTTCAGCGGTCCCTCGGGCTGGGGGAAATCGATGCTGGCTTTCACCTGCATGACCGAGGCGCGCCGCCTTGGGCTGTTCACGGCGCTGGTCGCCGATGATCAGGTGCTTCTGTCGGGAGAGACCGGCACGGTGATCGCCACCTGTCCGCCGTCGATCGCCGGGTTGATCGAACTTCGCGGCACTGGCATCGTCCGGCAGGATCACGTGTCCCCGGCAACCATGCACTATGCCGTGCTTCCCGGCAGCGCTTCCGGTGAAAACCGCGTCCCTGCGGAGGGCGAAATCGTCAGTCTCGCCCCGGGTTTTTCGCTTCCCGCATTGCGGCTGCTCACAAATGTTGCCTCGCCGCTGGCGATCCTGATGGCGAAAGCGCCTGACATCGGATGCTGA
- a CDS encoding sensor histidine kinase, which produces MAQLVQERDLDDAEGVSTRRVRGRRWSHPFTLIRRIFGNAVFSSLTRRILFFNLVALVVLVGGILYLNQFREGLIDARAESLLTQGEIIAGAVSASASVDTNSITIDPQKLLELQAGQSITPVPNDEDLEFPIDPEKVAPVLRRLISPTRTRARIFDADANLLLDSRHLYSRGQVLRFDLPPVEEEKQTWSDWFATLFNKALQPGNLPLYKEAPGGDGSIYPEVMNALTGVRGAVVRTTEKGELIVSVAVPIQRFRAVLGVLLLSTQAGDIDNIVHAERLAIMRVFGVATLVNVLLSLVLSSTIANPLRRLSAAAIRVRRGAKTREQIPDFSARQDEIGNLSIALREMTTALYDRIDAIESFAADVSHELKNPLTSLRSAVETLPLARSEDSKKRLLDVIQHDVRRLDRLISDISDASRLDAELARVDAASIDMEVLLRDLIDVSRQIRGSKKQVQIDYVVERKPNIKTRFVVNGHDLRIGQIVTNLIENARSFVPEKDGKIIVRLMRTRSRCVTTIEDNGPGIQAENIDRIFERFYTDRPESEGFGQNSGLGLSISRQIAEAHGGSLRAENITDAESGQVLGARFILALPLDPAA; this is translated from the coding sequence TTGGCACAGTTGGTGCAGGAAAGGGATTTGGACGACGCGGAGGGCGTGAGCACCCGTCGCGTCCGAGGCCGCCGTTGGTCGCATCCCTTTACGCTGATCCGCCGCATCTTCGGCAATGCGGTGTTTTCGAGCCTGACGCGGCGCATCCTGTTCTTCAATCTCGTCGCGCTGGTGGTGCTCGTCGGCGGCATTCTCTATCTCAACCAGTTTCGCGAAGGCTTGATCGACGCCCGCGCCGAAAGCCTGTTGACGCAGGGCGAAATCATCGCCGGCGCCGTTTCGGCTTCCGCGTCGGTCGATACGAACTCGATCACCATCGATCCGCAAAAGCTGCTCGAACTGCAGGCCGGCCAGAGCATCACCCCAGTGCCGAACGACGAGGACCTGGAATTTCCGATCGACCCCGAGAAGGTCGCTCCCGTCCTGCGTCGGCTGATCTCGCCTACGCGCACACGCGCGCGCATCTTCGATGCCGACGCCAATCTGCTGCTCGATTCGCGTCACCTCTATTCGCGCGGTCAGGTGCTGCGCTTCGACCTGCCGCCGGTCGAGGAAGAGAAACAGACCTGGAGCGATTGGTTCGCGACGCTGTTCAACAAGGCGCTGCAGCCGGGCAATCTGCCGCTCTACAAAGAAGCGCCGGGCGGCGACGGCTCGATCTATCCGGAGGTCATGAACGCGCTGACCGGCGTGCGCGGCGCGGTCGTGCGCACCACCGAAAAAGGCGAGCTCATCGTTTCCGTCGCCGTTCCGATCCAGCGCTTCCGCGCCGTGCTCGGCGTGCTGCTGTTGTCGACGCAGGCCGGTGACATCGACAATATCGTCCACGCCGAACGACTGGCCATCATGCGCGTTTTCGGCGTGGCGACGCTCGTCAACGTACTGCTGTCGCTGGTGCTCTCATCGACGATCGCCAATCCGCTGCGTCGTCTTTCGGCAGCCGCCATCCGCGTTCGCCGCGGCGCCAAGACACGTGAGCAAATTCCCGACTTTTCCGCTCGCCAGGACGAAATCGGCAACCTCTCCATCGCATTACGCGAGATGACGACAGCGCTTTATGACCGGATCGACGCCATCGAGAGCTTTGCCGCCGATGTCAGCCACGAGCTCAAGAATCCGCTGACCTCGCTGCGCAGCGCCGTCGAAACGCTGCCGCTCGCCAGGTCGGAGGATTCCAAGAAACGGCTGCTTGACGTCATTCAGCACGATGTCCGCCGCCTCGATCGCCTGATCAGCGACATTTCCGACGCCTCGCGGCTCGATGCCGAACTCGCACGCGTCGACGCCGCCTCCATCGACATGGAGGTGCTGCTGCGCGACCTGATCGACGTGTCGCGCCAGATCAGGGGCAGCAAAAAGCAAGTGCAGATCGACTATGTCGTCGAGCGCAAGCCGAACATCAAGACGCGCTTCGTCGTCAACGGTCACGACCTGCGCATCGGCCAGATCGTCACCAATCTGATCGAGAACGCCCGCTCCTTCGTCCCTGAAAAGGACGGGAAGATCATCGTGAGGCTGATGCGGACACGGTCGCGCTGTGTCACCACGATCGAAGACAACGGTCCCGGCATCCAGGCGGAAAATATCGATCGCATCTTCGAGCGCTTCTATACCGACCGACCTGAATCCGAAGGCTTCGGCCAGAATTCGGGGCTCGGCCTGTCGATCAGCCGCCAGATCGCCGAAGCGCATGGCGGGTCGCTCAGAGCAGAGAACATTACCGACGCCGAAAGCGGGCAGGTGCTCGGCGCGCGCTTTATCCTCGCCCTGCCCCTCGATCCAGCCGCATGA
- a CDS encoding response regulator transcription factor has translation MPTIALVDDDRNILTSVSIALEAEGYKVETYTDGASALDGLLARPPQLAIFDIKMPRMDGMELLRRLRQKSDIPVIFLTSKDEEIDELFGLKMGADDFITKPFSQRLLVERVRAVLRRASSREAAAAGGTSPGSAPKAGAVQQARSLERGQLVMDQERHTCTWKGEAVTLTVTEFLILHSLAQRPGVVKSRDALMDAAYDEQVYVDDRTIDSHIKRLRKKFKMVDTDFDMIETLYGVGYRFREAA, from the coding sequence ATGCCGACAATCGCGCTCGTTGACGACGACCGCAACATCCTCACCTCGGTGTCGATCGCACTGGAGGCCGAAGGATATAAGGTCGAGACTTATACGGACGGTGCTTCGGCGCTCGACGGCCTTCTGGCGCGACCGCCGCAGCTGGCGATCTTCGACATCAAGATGCCGCGAATGGACGGCATGGAGCTGCTGCGCCGCCTGCGGCAGAAATCGGATATTCCGGTCATCTTCCTCACCTCCAAGGATGAGGAGATCGACGAGTTGTTCGGCCTGAAGATGGGCGCGGACGATTTCATCACCAAGCCGTTTTCGCAGCGCCTGCTGGTGGAGCGCGTCCGCGCCGTCCTGCGTCGCGCCTCCAGCCGCGAAGCCGCGGCCGCCGGCGGCACAAGCCCCGGCAGTGCGCCGAAAGCCGGAGCGGTGCAGCAGGCCCGCTCGCTCGAGCGCGGACAGCTGGTCATGGACCAGGAGCGCCATACCTGCACCTGGAAGGGCGAGGCCGTGACGCTGACGGTGACAGAGTTCCTGATCCTGCATTCGCTGGCGCAGCGCCCCGGTGTCGTGAAAAGCCGCGACGCGCTGATGGATGCGGCCTATGATGAACAGGTCTATGTCGACGACCGGACGATCGACAGCCACATCAAGCGGCTGCGCAAGAAATTCAAGATGGTCGATACCGACTTTGATATGATTGAAACGCTCTACGGAGTGGGATACCGCTTCCGCGAAGCAGCTTGA